CGCGGCGGCCGGGACCGGCACCGACGAGGAGGCGTTCCACATCCCGGACGACCTCGCCCTGGCGCTCACCGAGTTCGCGGCGGTGGAGCAGCTCTCCCGCGGCGAGGCGATCTGCCGGATCCTGCGCGAGTCCCTGCGGGTCAAGGGCTACCTCAGGGGCTCCGGCCCGGCCTGAGCCGGACCGGAACGCGACGACGAGGGCGGCGTCGCCTTGCGCCATCGATCGCGTGCGGGGCTCCTCGCGACGGGCCGGAGCCCGCCGCCTCCGTGCGCGCCGTCCGTCAGATCGCGCTGCGCAGCTGGATCTCCAGGCGTCCGACATCCTCCGTCAGGCGCTCGACGTTGCGCTGCGCCTCGTGGTCCTCGGGCGCGTTGCGCAGGGCGTGGGAGGCCGCCGCGAGGGAATCGCGCTTGGCCTGGAGCGCGAACTCGATCTGCGCCCGTGCCATCTCGGGTGTCCTGTCGGCCATCGGTCTCCTCCTCTCCGGTCCGGCGCCGCGACGGCGCTCGCGTGAAAGCACCGGCCCAACGCGCCAGGGCTGCGTCCGGGTACGGCCGGGAGGCTGCTGCGACATCCGGGCTCATTCGTCGGACGGGATTGCCGAGACGCCCCCGGCGTCGGTGCCCGCGCCAAGAAGCGCAGGCTCCCCCGCTTGGAGGAGCCTGCGCCGCGAGAGCCGAGGGTTCGCGGTCGGCCGGTGTCAGCAGTCGCCGGCCTGCTGCGCGGCGGTCTTCTCGCCCCTCGACTGCTTGCTGACGTCGGACGGCGAGGTCGCGGTCTGCGAGCCGACATTCTGCATCGCCCCGACCGTGCCGGGCGATTCGGCCTTCGCCCCGGGGTGACCGAGGCGGTGGCGGACGGATCGACGTTGGAGCTCTTGTCCATCTTCTGCGCGGTCTGGCCGGGCGCACAGGGTCCGGCGGCGGCGCCGAGGGTTCCGGCGAGCAGGACGAATCCGGCACCGATCATGGCGAGGCGTGTCATGGGATTTCCTCCACAGGTTGTCCCGCTTCAACCACGCCTGCGAAGGGCGGTTCCTCACCCTTTGGGATGCGGCGCTCCGGCGCGACCTTCGCTCCTCGTCGATCCGAAAGCCATCTGTCGGGTGCAGCGCTGCCATTCATTGCGATCGCGGCCGGAAACGAAAATTCCGCTTGCGTTTTGTGCGGCGCACGCTAGTTTGTGCATCGCACGGTCGCGATGGCGTCGCGGCCTTGCAGCCCTCTTTGGGCGTTTCCTCCCTAGACTTCGGGCCGCTCGCGAGAGCGGCCTTTTTTCTTTGTCGGCAGCGGCGCCCGGGGGTGCCGCGAAGGCCGGTACGATGCAGGCGATGCGATGGACCGCCGAGGGCCGGGTGCCGGAACGCGAGAAGGGGCCGCGCCCGGCGCAGCCCCTCCCACATCGTCACTCTGCAGTGCGATTTCCGGCAATCCGATGTCCGGCACGCCGTCCGTCACGGCCGACCGGAGTGAGGGGCGCCTCAGTTCGACAGGCCCTCGACCGGCCGCGACTGGGCGTAGAGGCTCGCCCCCGCATCGGCGCCGACGACCCGCACCAGGGCGGCCTCGTCGCAGGTGCCGGCGATCCGCAGGCCGAGCCGGTGCAGGTGGTCCTTGTCGGTGCAGTAGGCCGCCAGCCGCGCCCGTCCGGTCTCCGGCATGCGCGAGACCAGGGCGTCCACGTCGTCCTCCGTGGCGCGGTGCAGGACGGCCAGCAGCTCCAGCGGGATCGGGTAGCGCGCGAACGCCGTGGGCAGCGGGCGGGTCTGATGCTGCGGCATGGATCACCTCGGTGCGGTCAGGGTCGGACGATCCTCCGCCGGACATGGTTAGCGATCGGTTAAGGGCGTCCGCCGGCGCCCCGCATCATGCTGCCGGAGAGGAAACCGGCTCCTGCCGTGGCGGCACGGCCCTTGCCGGAACAGTCCGTCCCGGCCGTGCGCCGGGACCGGAGCGCCGTCGTGACGGGTCGCGACAATCAGGATCGGCCGTCCGATACCGATGCCGCAGGTTTCCCCAACATGAACCGATGGTGCCGCATGGCTGCATACGCATAACGTATGGAGCAACCATTCCCGTAGAAGATTGTAATGCGGACGCGGCGCCGGTCGGCGCCCTGGAAGATGTGCGATGAGCGAGCAACCCAGCGCGGAGCCCGTCCCGGCCGAAGCCGTGCGCCGCAGCCTCGACGGCTGCCTGCGCGCACCCGCGTTCCGGCGGTCGCCGAAGCTGGCCGCCTTCCTGAGCTACATCATCGAGGAGGAGCTGGCCGGCCGGGGCGAGGGCATCAAGGCCTACACCATCGCCACGCAGGCCCTCGGCCGGGCCGACAGCTTCGATCCGAGCAACGACCCGAGCGTGCGGGTCGAGGCCGGCCGCCTTCGGCGCGTCCTCGACGAGGTCTACGGCGACGAGGGCCGGGCCCTGCCGGTCCGCATCCAGGTGCCCGTGGGCGCCTACCGGCCGAGCTTCGAGATCCAGGCCGCCGAGGAGGCCCGCCGGACCGAGGAGGCGCCCCCACCCGCCGCCAAGCCGCCTGCCAAGCCGCCTGCCAAGCCCCCCGCCAAGTTCTCTCCCAAGCTCACTCCCAAGCCCGCTCCGGTCCCGCCCCTGCTGCGTGCGGCGGGCGCCCAGGCGCTCGCGCTGTTCGAGACCCGCGGCCAGGCCGTCCTGGCGCTGCTGCTCGCGGTGATCGCGGTCCTCCTCGCCGTCGAGATCATGCTGCAGATCTACGTGCTCGCCTCCGCCTGACCCGGTCTTCGCCGTGGATCGAGCATGATGGAACCGAGGAACGACCTGCGCTGTTCAGTGACGTCCATGACGTGACGTACGGGAGGTTGCCATGCGCAAGATGATCGCCGGTGCCGTGCTGGCCGTGGGTCTGGCCGGGTTCGCCGGGGCGGCGGAGGCCAAGGGCTGCATCAAGGGCGCCGTCGTCGGCGGCATCGCCGGCCACGCCGTCGGCCACACCTTCGCGGGCGCCGCCGCGGGCTGCGCCCTCGGCCGCCACCAGGCTAACAAGCGCCAGCGCACCCGCGACGACGCCGTGGCGCGCGCCGCCCGCTGAGCGCCCGCCTCGCTGCGGCGCAGCATCGTCCTCGCCAGTCGCCGGTCCGGTTCCGCAGGACAAGCTTGGCCGTTACGAGTTCCGAATGCTCGGGGCGGCTTACGGCGAAGCTTGTAGGTGGACGGACCTAAGCTCGGCGAGCGTCGCCGTCTTATCGCCACATCTCACCGGCTTCTTGCGCCTCACAGGCACGGAAACCGGGGCGATACATCAGATGCGACGTCGAGCGGACGGACCGGCGCAGCGGGGCGGCCTGCGGATGGCGGGGCCCCACGGGGACGTCCTCTCCCTCGGCGGCAGCCGGGCCGCCCAGGGCGGCATCCCCGTGATGGCGCGGGCGCTCCTCGCCGCGGGGTGCCTGGCGGCGGGCCTCTCCGCCCTGCTGCACCAGTACGGCAGCGACCTCGTCACCGCCCGCCCGGCCGTCACCATGATCATGGCCGACCTGCTGGTGATGCCGCAGCCCAAGATCCAGAACCTCAAGATCCAGAACCTCAAGCCGCCGACGGCGCAGCCCAGGGAGGCCGCCGTGATGGCGCCCCTGCGCGAGCCGGTGCACGACCTCGACACCGCCCTCGGCTCGTCGGGCGTCGACCGGGTCTCCTACGACGACCTGCTCGCCGCCAGCACCGGGGGCGATCCCAACGAGGTCCTGAGCTTCGGCCCGATGCGGATCCGCCGCCACCTCGTCCAGACCATCGTGCGGGCCGCCGCGACCGTGCGCACCGACCCCGTCCTGCTGATGGCGGTGGCCGACAAGGAATCGAGCTTCCTCACCGAGGTCCAGGCCCGGACCTCCTCGGCCACCGGCCTCTACCAGTTCATCGAGCGGACCTGGCTGCAGGTGATGCGGGAGTTCGGCGCCCAGCACGGCTACGCCCGCGAGGCCGGCCTGATCGGCGACGACAACGGCGTCGCCGACGCGTCCGACCGCGCCCGCATCCTCGACCTGCGCCGCGACCCCTCGCTCTCCGCCGTGCTGGCCGGCGAGATGCTGAAGCGCGATTCGGCCCGCATCGCTGCCCGGATCGGCCGCGAGCTCACCCTCGGCGAGACCTACCTCGCCCACTTCCTCGGGCCGGACGACGCCGAGCGCTTCATGGCCAAGGTGGTCGAGGAGCCGAAGGCCGAGGCCGCTGCCCTGCTGCCGAAGCCCGCCAAGGCCAACCGGCCGATCTTCTACGAGCGCGTCGGGCGCCGGAAGGCCCGCAGCCTGACGGTGGCGCAGGTCCACGACAAGTTCGAGGCGATGATGAGCACCCGCGGCGCCCGCTACCGCGACGTCGGCGCCCTGATGGGCGTGATGGCCTACGCCGCCGACACGCCCTGAGGGCGGGGATTT
The sequence above is drawn from the Methylobacterium terrae genome and encodes:
- a CDS encoding transglycosylase SLT domain-containing protein — encoded protein: MRRRADGPAQRGGLRMAGPHGDVLSLGGSRAAQGGIPVMARALLAAGCLAAGLSALLHQYGSDLVTARPAVTMIMADLLVMPQPKIQNLKIQNLKPPTAQPREAAVMAPLREPVHDLDTALGSSGVDRVSYDDLLAASTGGDPNEVLSFGPMRIRRHLVQTIVRAAATVRTDPVLLMAVADKESSFLTEVQARTSSATGLYQFIERTWLQVMREFGAQHGYAREAGLIGDDNGVADASDRARILDLRRDPSLSAVLAGEMLKRDSARIAARIGRELTLGETYLAHFLGPDDAERFMAKVVEEPKAEAAALLPKPAKANRPIFYERVGRRKARSLTVAQVHDKFEAMMSTRGARYRDVGALMGVMAYAADTP